From the Planktothrix tepida PCC 9214 genome, one window contains:
- a CDS encoding DUF2288 domain-containing protein: METESLKDQLTENLDEAEWDWLTPHVEREVVIVVEPQLDLLAVGEAIALDNTASVQHWISEQLISKPSPERISEWNDQPKKRFQALIVQPFVLVQEMKAEGEG, from the coding sequence ATGGAAACTGAATCTTTAAAAGACCAACTGACCGAAAATCTGGATGAAGCAGAATGGGATTGGTTAACTCCTCATGTGGAACGAGAAGTTGTGATTGTTGTAGAACCCCAACTCGATTTATTAGCAGTGGGAGAAGCAATCGCTTTAGATAATACGGCTTCGGTACAACATTGGATTAGTGAACAACTGATTTCTAAACCCTCTCCAGAGCGGATTTCTGAATGGAATGATCAGCCGAAAAAAAGATTTCAAGCGTTAATTGTGCAACCGTTTGTGTTAGTTCAAGAAATGAAGGCTGAGGGTGAAGGTTAA
- a CDS encoding lysophospholipid acyltransferase family protein — protein MNQEFASVVRSREPLSSLILYHLFKWSVVSPMLHLYFQGRIYHADRVPLAGPLVVVSNHASDFDPPLLSSCMGRPVSYMAKEELFEVPVLKQAISLYGAYPVKRGSPDRSAIRAALQQLEKGWATGVFLQGTRTLDGRITEPKLGAALIAAKAKVPLLPVCLWGTHAIVNKGSYLPRPTPVTVRVGHLIPPPDSTDRDELLTLTQNCADEINALHDLGR, from the coding sequence GTGAATCAAGAATTTGCATCTGTTGTGAGAAGCCGTGAACCCCTGTCCAGTTTGATTTTGTATCACTTGTTTAAGTGGTCAGTGGTCAGCCCGATGCTGCATCTCTATTTTCAAGGTCGGATTTATCATGCAGATCGGGTTCCCCTCGCGGGGCCATTAGTGGTGGTCAGTAACCATGCGAGTGATTTTGACCCTCCTCTACTTTCTAGCTGTATGGGGCGTCCCGTTTCCTATATGGCAAAAGAGGAATTATTTGAAGTTCCCGTTTTGAAACAGGCAATTTCCCTATATGGGGCTTATCCCGTTAAACGGGGTTCACCCGATCGCAGCGCCATTCGTGCAGCCTTACAACAGTTAGAGAAGGGTTGGGCTACAGGAGTCTTTTTACAGGGAACTCGCACCCTGGATGGTCGGATTACAGAGCCTAAATTAGGGGCGGCTTTAATTGCTGCTAAAGCGAAAGTGCCTTTATTGCCCGTGTGTTTATGGGGAACTCACGCGATTGTGAATAAAGGTTCCTATCTACCTCGACCTACCCCCGTAACCGTTCGGGTCGGCCATTTAATCCCACCTCCTGATTCTACGGATCGGGACGAATTATTAACCCTAACTCAGAACTGTGCTGATGAAATTAATGCACTGCATGATTTAGGACGTTAA
- the tnpA gene encoding IS200/IS605 family transposase: MTENQYRRKNTSVSLINYHFVFCPKRRKRVLVNGVSRRLEEIIYQKAKELECDVLALEIMPDHVHLFISCHPLIAPHQIMFRIKGASSRILRKEFPHLLKLPSLWSRSYYCGTAGSVSSETIKKYIANQNSH; encoded by the coding sequence ATGACAGAAAATCAATATAGAAGAAAAAACACATCAGTTAGTCTGATCAACTATCATTTTGTCTTTTGCCCAAAAAGGAGGAAAAGGGTGTTGGTTAACGGAGTGAGCAGAAGATTAGAGGAAATTATCTACCAAAAAGCAAAAGAGCTAGAATGTGATGTCCTAGCTCTGGAGATAATGCCTGATCATGTGCATTTATTTATTAGTTGTCACCCTTTGATTGCTCCACATCAAATTATGTTCAGAATCAAAGGGGCATCATCAAGAATATTAAGAAAAGAATTTCCTCATTTACTTAAACTACCTTCTTTGTGGAGTCGAAGCTATTATTGTGGGACGGCTGGTTCTGTTTCTAGTGAAACTATCAAAAAGTATATTGCTAACCAAAACTCTCACTAG
- a CDS encoding DsbA family protein, with protein sequence MNISGMKQEVYRWSRLWISTVLMVAIALTSCSQPAQSDQTVKVSPELEKQILQVIRAHPEVILESVQAYQQQQDGQLQQARQAFLDQMKTNPKAIIGSSPATGAAAQNIVLVEFSDFQCPFCARAHQTIQQFMKAHQDQVTLVYKHFPLTQIHPQALNAAKASWAAQQQGKFWEYQNALFTQQDQLGEQLYVAIAKQLNLNLDQFNRDRQSPQAQAALQKDIQLAESLGISGTPFFIMNGETFSGAVELSEMEKVLATVQASKGQKN encoded by the coding sequence ATGAACATCTCTGGGATGAAACAAGAAGTTTATCGGTGGTCACGGTTATGGATCAGTACGGTCTTGATGGTGGCGATCGCCTTGACGAGTTGTTCACAACCCGCCCAGTCGGATCAAACGGTGAAAGTGAGTCCTGAACTGGAAAAACAAATCCTGCAAGTGATTCGAGCGCATCCAGAAGTCATTTTAGAATCCGTTCAAGCGTATCAACAACAACAGGACGGCCAACTGCAACAGGCGCGACAAGCGTTCCTCGACCAGATGAAAACGAATCCTAAAGCCATTATTGGAAGCTCTCCCGCCACAGGTGCAGCGGCTCAAAATATTGTTCTGGTGGAGTTTTCCGACTTTCAATGTCCCTTCTGTGCCCGCGCTCACCAAACCATCCAACAGTTCATGAAGGCTCACCAAGATCAGGTGACGCTGGTTTATAAGCATTTTCCCTTAACTCAGATTCATCCTCAAGCCTTAAACGCGGCGAAAGCATCCTGGGCGGCTCAACAACAAGGAAAATTCTGGGAATACCAAAATGCCTTGTTTACTCAGCAAGATCAATTAGGAGAACAATTGTATGTTGCGATCGCCAAACAGTTAAACCTGAATCTGGATCAATTCAACCGCGATCGCCAAAGCCCACAAGCCCAAGCCGCTCTTCAAAAAGATATCCAATTAGCAGAAAGTTTGGGAATTTCGGGAACCCCTTTCTTTATCATGAATGGTGAAACCTTCTCTGGCGCAGTGGAATTATCCGAAATGGAAAAAGTCTTAGCGACCGTCCAAGCATCCAAAGGTCAGAAAAACTAA
- a CDS encoding phosphorylase family protein, producing MQPFNFILVPQGQEYQAVIRGLQKIQSSFMQVIPIPIGSQSLTVYLQELLTSDAVKSQSSIQVLVLGLCGSLSPDLHIGDIVIYKNCLPLISPGASQHCCDIDLTLALHQHFIPAHLVCGLTSEQVITTAVEKQKLGQRYSAEVVDMEGTIILELLTKVGIKVAMVRVVSDDCYQNLPDLTTVIDTNGQLKKLPLLKVMVQHPIQALQLIRSGLKSLHILQQVTQKLGTLTRV from the coding sequence ATGCAGCCATTTAATTTTATTCTGGTTCCTCAAGGTCAAGAATATCAAGCCGTTATCCGAGGATTACAGAAAATTCAATCCTCGTTTATGCAAGTGATTCCGATTCCCATTGGCTCTCAATCTTTAACGGTTTATTTACAAGAATTGCTGACATCAGACGCAGTTAAAAGTCAGTCCTCAATACAAGTTTTAGTTCTAGGATTGTGTGGAAGTTTATCACCCGATCTACACATCGGAGATATTGTTATTTATAAAAACTGTTTACCTTTAATTTCTCCAGGTGCAAGTCAACATTGTTGTGATATTGACTTAACTTTGGCGTTACACCAGCACTTCATTCCTGCTCATTTAGTTTGTGGATTAACCAGCGAACAGGTGATTACGACGGCCGTTGAAAAACAAAAATTAGGTCAACGGTATTCTGCTGAAGTCGTGGATATGGAAGGCACAATTATATTAGAACTGTTAACAAAAGTAGGAATTAAAGTGGCAATGGTGCGGGTGGTTAGTGATGATTGCTATCAAAATTTACCCGACTTAACGACTGTAATTGATACCAACGGACAATTAAAAAAATTACCCTTACTGAAGGTCATGGTACAACATCCGATTCAGGCATTACAACTGATTCGTAGTGGGTTAAAAAGTCTTCATATTTTACAACAAGTGACTCAAAAATTGGGGACATTAACCAGGGTTTAA
- the cysC gene encoding adenylyl-sulfate kinase, producing the protein MIQSSLTIINERSSLISTTGEKSLMQHRGVTVWFTGLSGAGKTTISRAVAEILQQKQCKLEILDGDIVRENLTKGLGFSKADRDENIRRIGFVAHLLTRNGVIVLVSAISPYREIREEVREKIGDFVEVYVNAPLTVCEDRDVKGLYKKARAGEIKGFTGIDDPYEAPTNPEIECHTDQEDLSESIAKVLQKLAELGYISNED; encoded by the coding sequence GCTTAATCAGTACAACAGGAGAAAAATCGTTAATGCAGCATCGAGGTGTGACGGTATGGTTTACAGGTTTGAGTGGTGCCGGAAAAACAACCATTAGCCGAGCGGTCGCTGAGATCCTTCAACAGAAGCAATGTAAACTCGAAATATTAGATGGAGATATTGTTCGGGAAAACCTCACCAAAGGTTTAGGATTTAGTAAAGCAGATCGGGATGAAAATATCCGTCGTATCGGCTTTGTTGCCCATCTATTAACCCGAAATGGGGTGATTGTCCTGGTTTCAGCTATCTCTCCCTACCGAGAAATTCGGGAAGAAGTCCGCGAAAAAATCGGTGATTTTGTAGAAGTCTATGTTAATGCACCCTTAACGGTTTGTGAAGATCGAGATGTCAAAGGGTTGTATAAAAAAGCAAGAGCCGGGGAAATTAAAGGCTTTACAGGAATTGATGATCCTTACGAAGCCCCAACAAACCCAGAAATTGAATGTCATACCGATCAAGAAGATTTATCCGAAAGTATTGCTAAAGTTCTGCAAAAACTAGCCGAGTTAGGCTATATCTCCAATGAGGATTGA